In a single window of the Amycolatopsis sp. cg5 genome:
- a CDS encoding DUF5336 domain-containing protein, with translation MTFPSGGPGYPQQGGAQPHQPAPNTGGFPPQAPPPSAPASAENPLNLGLLLALAVAVLGLVQYFIGFSDEANRAGSVTMYLLVAGLLAGLRALPKGPKALPFAALFSVLGAFQALDLVISTPTDASTPGIITVILILGILQMLVAVAALLFEHDVIKLPAPKPAAPQSPYGQPYGQQFGHQPPQFQQGPPQQQQHQPPTGAQPQQPSSGPQGTQFNPPVAPPAGPGSGATTYAPQQGQFFSSEPTQATPPPSSPGTPPGGFGEPK, from the coding sequence ATGACCTTCCCCAGCGGTGGGCCTGGCTACCCCCAGCAGGGTGGCGCCCAGCCCCACCAGCCCGCGCCGAACACGGGCGGATTCCCTCCCCAGGCGCCGCCGCCATCGGCACCCGCCTCGGCGGAGAACCCGCTGAACCTCGGTCTGCTGCTCGCGTTGGCGGTCGCCGTCCTCGGTCTGGTCCAGTACTTCATCGGTTTCTCCGACGAGGCCAACCGGGCGGGCTCGGTGACGATGTACCTGCTCGTCGCCGGTCTGCTCGCCGGGCTGCGCGCGCTGCCGAAGGGGCCGAAGGCGCTGCCGTTCGCCGCGCTGTTCAGCGTGCTCGGCGCGTTCCAGGCGCTCGACCTGGTCATCTCGACGCCGACCGACGCCAGCACGCCGGGCATCATCACGGTGATCCTGATCCTCGGCATCCTGCAGATGCTGGTCGCGGTCGCGGCGCTGCTGTTCGAGCACGACGTGATCAAGCTGCCCGCGCCGAAGCCCGCCGCGCCGCAGAGCCCGTACGGCCAGCCCTACGGTCAGCAGTTCGGCCACCAGCCGCCGCAGTTCCAGCAGGGCCCGCCCCAGCAGCAACAGCACCAGCCGCCGACCGGCGCGCAGCCGCAGCAGCCGTCGTCCGGCCCGCAGGGCACGCAGTTCAACCCGCCCGTCGCGCCGCCGGCCGGCCCCGGCTCCGGCGCCACCACCTACGCGCCGCAGCAGGGTCAGTTCTTCTCGTCGGAGCCGACCCAGGCCACCCCGCCGCCGTCCTCGCCCGGCACCCCGCCCGGCGGATTCGGTGAGCCCAAGTAA